The stretch of DNA CGATGCGCGCCCGAAGCAAGGTGCCACATTGTCCCAGGTTAACGCTTAAAGCTGCTCGATCCGCGCGAATCCTCGCCCCGCCAAGGCTGGTCCGAGCGCGCGTTCGTCCTCGCCCAACCGGGTAAAGACCGCGACACCCTCCCCCGCGTCCGACCAAGATTCGCCCTGCATCAGGTGAACGATCCGCCCCGCGATCCCGGGACCGCCGTCGACGAACCGCACACCGGGCACCGCCTTGGCCAGCTCCGCCTCGACCAGCGGAAAATGCGTGCAGGCGTTGACGATCACGTCGATTCGCTCGCCGCCGGGTTGCGAGAACAGCCCGTCCAACACCGCGGCATAGCGATCCGGCGCGACCGGTCGCCCGTGAAGCTTGGCCTCCGCCATCTCGACCAGCGCCGCCGAGCCATGGCGCAGCACCGTGCAATCGCCCGCGAACCGCGCCGCCAGATCATCGACATATGCCTGCCGCACGGTCGCCTCGGTCCCCAGCACGCCGATCGTCCGCGTCTTGGACAGCAGCGCGGCAGGCTTGATCGCCGGTACCGTCCCGACCACCGGCAGGTCGAGCGCCGCGCGTACCACCGGCAGCGCGATCGTCGACGCGGTGTTGCACGCGATCACGATCAACCGCGGCCGATACCGCTCCGCCAAGC from Sphingomonas faeni encodes:
- the murI gene encoding glutamate racemase; its protein translation is MDTRPILFFDSGVGGLSIVGPARAALPDAPFVYAADSAGFPYGTKSEAEIAARVPVLLGRLAERYRPRLIVIACNTASTIALPVVRAALDLPVVGTVPAIKPAALLSKTRTIGVLGTEATVRQAYVDDLAARFAGDCTVLRHGSAALVEMAEAKLHGRPVAPDRYAAVLDGLFSQPGGERIDVIVNACTHFPLVEAELAKAVPGVRFVDGGPGIAGRIVHLMQGESWSDAGEGVAVFTRLGEDERALGPALAGRGFARIEQL